A region of Mesorhizobium sp. M3A.F.Ca.ET.080.04.2.1 DNA encodes the following proteins:
- a CDS encoding GntR family transcriptional regulator, giving the protein MSKSNNVYKDAFNRCLRLLDETKSLPSEPELGTLLSVSRTTVRSILARMEETGLIAWNKRTKIVLRGPRPEDFFPDEETDTLAEIIERSFMRKLLAGGAEAGMQINELELAREIGVGTTSVREFLIRFSRFGLIEKRRNSHWVLKGFTRAFALELTEIREMFELRSAAAFVALPEDSPVWVDLERLEIEHRQLAGEIATRFNEFSELDERLHRLIHRASHNRFIVDFYDVIAMIFHYHYQWNKAEERQRNEVAVQEHLAYIAALKSRDLAKVDAACRKHLKSARQTLLSSIPEGRQAQPA; this is encoded by the coding sequence ATGTCGAAGAGCAACAACGTCTACAAGGACGCCTTCAACCGCTGCCTGCGGCTGCTCGACGAAACCAAGAGCCTGCCGTCGGAACCCGAGCTCGGCACGCTGCTCAGCGTCAGCCGAACCACGGTTCGCAGCATCCTGGCGCGCATGGAGGAGACCGGCCTGATCGCCTGGAACAAGCGCACCAAGATCGTGCTTCGCGGGCCGCGGCCGGAAGACTTCTTCCCCGACGAGGAGACCGATACGCTGGCCGAGATCATCGAGCGCTCGTTCATGCGCAAGCTGCTGGCCGGCGGCGCCGAAGCCGGCATGCAGATCAACGAGCTCGAATTGGCGCGCGAGATCGGCGTCGGCACCACCAGCGTGCGCGAGTTCCTGATCCGCTTCTCGCGCTTCGGCCTGATCGAGAAGCGGCGCAACAGCCACTGGGTGCTGAAGGGTTTTACCCGCGCCTTCGCGCTGGAACTGACCGAAATCCGCGAAATGTTCGAGTTGCGCTCGGCTGCCGCCTTCGTCGCGCTGCCGGAGGACAGCCCGGTCTGGGTCGATCTGGAGAGGCTGGAAATCGAGCATCGCCAGCTCGCCGGCGAGATCGCCACGCGGTTCAACGAATTCTCCGAACTCGACGAGCGACTTCACAGGCTGATCCATCGCGCGTCGCATAATCGCTTCATCGTCGACTTTTATGACGTGATCGCGATGATCTTCCATTACCACTACCAATGGAACAAGGCTGAGGAACGTCAGCGCAACGAGGTCGCTGTCCAGGAGCATCTGGCCTATATCGCGGCGCTGAAATCGCGCGATCTCGCCAAGGTCGACGCGGCCTGCCGCAAGCATCTGAAATCCGCGCGGCAGACGCTGCTGAGCTCTATCCCCGAAGGACGACAGGCGCAGCCAGCCTGA
- a CDS encoding altronate dehydratase family protein → MNASNSILLSPADNVAVANGRIEIGAPLPGGAVAVAAIDPGHKVAVKPIAAGEAVVKYAQAIGRATQDIAPGEHVHSHNLVFESGRLPVVPPSEAEHATEADRKRTFMGYRRADGRAGTRNFIGIIASVNCSSTVCHAIADEANRTLLPKYPGIDGFVPIVHGQGCGMSATGDGMMVLHRTLAGYARHPNFGGVLMVGLGCEVNQLTLYGQKGAAAGKRHFNIQEAGGSRKSVERAMGVLAEIAEEVGQLQREPIPVSEIVVGLQCGGSDGMSGITANPALGAAVDILAGCGGVGILSETTEIYGAEHLLAYRAASPEIAAKLDGFVKWWEDHVAKHGASIDNNPSPGNKRGGLTTILEKSLGAVAKGGRTPLNGVFGYAEKVTGHGLVFMDTPGYDPVSATGQVAGGANVIVFTTGRGSCFGCRPTPSIKIATNSTMYHQMEEDMDVNCGVIASGEKTIAGMGREIFELIIETASGRRTKSEAFGYGDNEFVPWHLGATL, encoded by the coding sequence GTGAACGCCTCAAACAGCATCCTTCTTTCCCCTGCCGACAACGTCGCGGTCGCCAATGGCCGCATCGAAATCGGTGCCCCGTTGCCGGGGGGCGCCGTCGCGGTGGCGGCGATCGATCCCGGGCACAAAGTGGCGGTCAAGCCGATCGCGGCCGGCGAGGCGGTGGTGAAATATGCCCAGGCGATCGGCCGCGCCACGCAGGATATCGCACCGGGCGAACACGTCCACTCGCACAATCTCGTATTCGAGAGCGGCCGCCTTCCCGTGGTGCCGCCAAGCGAGGCCGAGCACGCCACCGAGGCCGACCGCAAGCGCACCTTCATGGGCTATCGCCGCGCCGACGGTCGCGCCGGCACGCGCAACTTCATCGGCATCATCGCCAGCGTCAATTGCTCGTCCACCGTCTGCCACGCCATCGCCGACGAGGCCAACCGCACGTTGCTGCCCAAATACCCGGGCATCGACGGCTTTGTGCCGATCGTCCACGGCCAGGGCTGCGGCATGAGCGCCACCGGCGACGGCATGATGGTCCTCCACCGCACCCTCGCCGGCTATGCCCGCCACCCGAATTTCGGTGGCGTGCTGATGGTGGGCCTGGGCTGCGAGGTCAACCAGCTCACCCTCTACGGCCAGAAGGGTGCTGCCGCCGGCAAGCGCCACTTCAACATCCAGGAGGCCGGCGGCTCGCGCAAGTCGGTCGAGCGAGCGATGGGCGTGCTGGCCGAAATCGCCGAGGAAGTCGGCCAGTTGCAGCGCGAGCCGATCCCGGTCAGCGAGATCGTGGTCGGCCTGCAATGCGGTGGCTCGGACGGCATGTCCGGCATCACCGCCAATCCGGCGCTGGGTGCCGCCGTCGATATCCTGGCCGGCTGCGGCGGCGTCGGCATCCTGTCCGAAACGACCGAGATCTACGGCGCCGAGCACCTGCTCGCCTATCGCGCCGCGAGCCCTGAGATCGCCGCCAAGCTCGATGGTTTTGTGAAGTGGTGGGAGGATCATGTCGCCAAGCATGGCGCCTCGATCGACAACAATCCTTCGCCCGGCAACAAGCGCGGCGGCCTGACAACCATACTGGAGAAGTCGCTGGGCGCAGTGGCAAAGGGCGGCCGGACGCCGCTCAACGGCGTCTTCGGCTACGCCGAGAAGGTCACCGGGCACGGCCTGGTGTTCATGGACACGCCCGGCTACGACCCGGTCTCGGCCACCGGCCAGGTGGCCGGCGGCGCCAATGTCATCGTCTTCACCACCGGCCGCGGCTCCTGTTTCGGCTGCCGGCCGACGCCGTCGATCAAGATCGCCACCAACTCGACCATGTACCACCAGATGGAAGAGGACATGGACGTCAATTGCGGCGTCATCGCCTCGGGCGAGAAGACCATCGCGGGCATGGGCCGCGAGATCTTCGAACTCATCATCGAGACGGCGTCGGGCCGCAGGACCAAGAGCGAGGCGTTCGGCTACGGCGACAACGAGTTTGTCCCCTGGCATCTCGGCGCCACGCTCTAG
- a CDS encoding copper chaperone PCu(A)C, with protein sequence MFILLLLACIPEASAHGFKLGDLEIGHPWSRATPPGAKVAGGYFSVTNKGAAPDRLVSVSSDICEKAELHEMGVKDGVMTMRPVGGGLEIPAGGKVALKPGGYHLMFVGLKRQPKQGEKFQATLTFEKAGSVTVDFAVEGMGETADMDHDD encoded by the coding sequence ATGTTCATCCTCCTTCTGTTGGCTTGCATTCCGGAAGCTTCGGCACACGGTTTCAAGCTCGGCGATCTGGAGATCGGCCATCCATGGTCGCGGGCGACGCCGCCCGGCGCCAAGGTGGCCGGCGGCTATTTCTCGGTGACCAACAAGGGTGCAGCGCCGGACCGGCTGGTGTCGGTCTCCTCCGACATCTGCGAAAAGGCCGAACTGCATGAAATGGGGGTCAAGGACGGCGTGATGACCATGCGGCCGGTCGGCGGGGGGTTGGAAATTCCGGCGGGCGGCAAGGTCGCGCTGAAGCCCGGCGGCTATCACCTGATGTTCGTCGGCCTCAAGCGTCAGCCCAAGCAGGGCGAGAAATTCCAGGCCACTCTGACCTTTGAAAAGGCCGGCAGCGTCACGGTCGACTTTGCCGTCGAAGGCATGGGTGAGACGGCCGACATGGACCACGACGACTGA
- a CDS encoding aldo/keto reductase codes for MNKRRIGTTALEVTEISFGGAAIGGLYRACSRDAAMATLETAWNCGLRYFDTAPFYGFGLSERRTGDFLRDKPRSSYVLSTKVGRLFRPVPEDQVPDHSYVDPLPFALDYDYSYDGIMRSVEFSYARLGLNRIDILFVHDIGTYTHGAETTKLHLRQLMDSGMKALEELKSSGTISAYGLGVNEVRICLDVLKRAPLDCILLASRYSLLDRSAEAELLPLCRERQTSLVIGGVFNSGILATGPVEGAHFDYLPAPQDILDRVGAMQKIATAGGYPLAAAAFQFPLHQPVVASVLTGTAKPANLTRNLELLDVKVPPAEFAKYDPYKIVQQL; via the coding sequence ATGAACAAGCGCCGGATCGGCACGACCGCGCTCGAGGTGACCGAGATCAGCTTCGGCGGCGCGGCGATCGGCGGGCTCTATCGCGCCTGCTCCCGGGACGCGGCGATGGCGACCCTGGAAACGGCGTGGAATTGCGGCCTGCGCTATTTCGACACCGCCCCCTTTTACGGCTTCGGCCTCTCCGAGCGGCGCACCGGCGACTTCCTGCGTGACAAGCCGCGCTCGTCCTACGTGCTGTCGACCAAGGTCGGCCGCTTGTTTCGGCCGGTGCCTGAGGATCAGGTTCCCGACCACTCCTATGTCGATCCACTGCCCTTCGCGCTCGACTACGATTACTCCTATGACGGCATCATGCGTTCGGTCGAGTTCTCCTACGCGCGGCTCGGATTGAACCGGATCGACATCCTCTTCGTGCACGACATCGGCACCTACACGCATGGCGCCGAGACGACGAAACTGCATTTGCGCCAGCTGATGGACAGCGGCATGAAGGCGCTGGAGGAACTGAAATCGTCCGGCACCATCTCGGCCTACGGCCTCGGCGTCAACGAGGTGCGGATTTGCCTCGACGTGCTGAAGCGCGCGCCGCTCGACTGCATCCTGCTTGCCAGCCGCTATTCGCTGCTCGACCGCAGCGCCGAGGCCGAACTGCTGCCGCTCTGCCGCGAGCGCCAGACCTCGCTGGTCATCGGCGGCGTTTTCAACTCGGGCATCCTGGCGACCGGACCGGTGGAAGGGGCGCATTTCGACTATCTGCCGGCCCCGCAGGACATCCTCGACCGCGTCGGTGCGATGCAAAAGATCGCCACCGCAGGTGGCTATCCGCTGGCCGCCGCCGCCTTCCAGTTTCCTCTGCACCAGCCCGTGGTCGCCTCGGTCCTGACCGGCACGGCCAAGCCCGCCAACCTGACGCGCAACCTCGAACTGCTCGACGTCAAGGTGCCGCCGGCGGAGTTCGCCAAGTACGATCCCTACAAGATCGTACAACAGCTTTGA